In Flavobacteriales bacterium, a single window of DNA contains:
- a CDS encoding pyridoxamine 5'-phosphate oxidase family protein translates to MMKIETEQELRALYKQPSERAAKKCLPRLDPHATRFIQRCPFAIIATYDSSGRLDASPRGGRPGFIHVVDEQTLLVPDAKGNNRLDSLTNILQTGRIASLFLIPGMDETLRLNGHAEIRTDAELLVHFASEKNPPISCIQVHVEEVFLHCAKAFMRSRLWDNDTQIDRSEFPPLGQMLTDQLNIPNTESDEEMLERYKKEL, encoded by the coding sequence ATCATGAAGATAGAAACAGAGCAGGAATTGCGCGCATTGTACAAACAGCCTTCGGAGCGGGCCGCTAAGAAGTGCCTACCTCGGCTGGACCCTCATGCTACCCGCTTCATCCAGCGCTGCCCATTTGCCATCATTGCCACCTATGACTCATCGGGACGACTGGATGCATCGCCTCGTGGGGGAAGGCCGGGATTCATACACGTAGTCGATGAGCAGACCCTGCTGGTCCCTGATGCCAAGGGAAACAACAGACTGGATAGCTTGACCAACATCCTACAGACAGGCAGGATCGCATCGCTCTTTCTCATTCCCGGAATGGATGAGACCTTACGCCTGAATGGCCATGCAGAAATCCGGACGGATGCCGAGCTATTGGTTCATTTCGCTTCGGAGAAGAATCCTCCTATATCGTGCATACAGGTGCATGTGGAGGAGGTCTTCCTACACTGTGCAAAGGCCTTCATGCGATCACGACTTTGGGATAACGATACACAGATCGACCGAAGCGAATTCCCACCGCTCGGACAGATGTTGACCGATCAACTGAACATCCC